A genome region from Scleropages formosus chromosome 6, fSclFor1.1, whole genome shotgun sequence includes the following:
- the LOC108922678 gene encoding hamartin-like isoform X1, with translation MAREQPHAADLLPLLDSSDLRQVEEVKGLIREHLNTERGAVLVNSLVDYYLETSSSEAVHILSSVREPHDKHLLDKMNECMANKACRLHTLTLLGHVVRKQPSWIHKITRFPLLLSLLKCLKTDTDVVVLITGVLVLIILLPMIPQPGKQHLYEFFDIFGRLAAWNLKNPGRVTEVYLIHLHASVYSLFHRLYGMYPCNFVSYLRSHYSMKENMDTFEEVVKPMLEHVRIHPELVTGTKDHELDPTRWRRYEVHDIVIECAKVSLDPKEASCEEGYSTVPEHFSIHQQLRLLDCAASPYTDFHSSCGSSSSNLFSPPRQALVLSLSGTQAPYRSPKSSRHQNQSCELNNSCGQKDSIWSPSSVCGMATPPPSRSISPTSVAELSHSASHILGRGHGTMAGGKGTPSFSTPVAASPPPDGFANTSLPQDTSSPPLKDSRPLEPMRPSLVRQEPVREPEKTSIEAADYQEGGNKNVPMTLTELSSFIKQQGAEKEHEDDYIAEELLKITEDKSEHSTSWSLDSPFCHTTETLTGNQGTMLAASAPNQGPDSRGNSMSTVDRYERQPCVEGLGLQQPVQDPWAFQSMFTPIDNPTPDHPHSSSMPEEGGVTSAKCGLFSPSPHGELSLPYEPLFDLALPKAAPLFVGRRTSEALQRASGEQLEEGQRAEEEGVSLGITAPTSPLEVLDRLIQQGNDTHDKVLKRKDRSPFVTPVTNDPDPSLLLQARLPLPSKSADWTHFGAGSAPMDELHTLRSQLLLLHNQLLYERYKREQHAVRNRRLLRRIINSTALEEQNNAMKDQLNLQNMDIFSLKESLQVEQQRYRQLWEDRETVVTRLHSQIRQLQQGRDEYYTKNQELQSKLFECQKKISELEAELQKANNKVCNTGHQLNQLSVKLTSSENIQQQMAFLNKQLLLLGEVNKLCVEELRHSTSDTTKESYMLQASSEKELERLRQALVVQGQRLEAAQQRVAELEVQLAKKEHLVVEQKKFLEDVKAQARGELKASESRYQAQRQVTQALQSELLQLYSRLEIEKPTAGDGPLQVGSATEPCGSADSRQDSSSTTAVGAKVKTATQDGMSGSPAASQSGNSSTLSGKGPLPSSSVNGNRKYPTFLLEPSLTPVSTDTTPLTVGSYPSSNSFLGMRSRELFRNKSESQCDNDARHLASLTQGLKTELCTESLGRSNPTPSAMSIPAPNTAPGLFPARATAPKEAQSDVQQRANNWETPASRASSVHQRQQELRIMDYDETHHEHS, from the exons ATGGCCAGAGAGCAGCCACATGCGGCAgacctcctccctctcctggaTTCTTCTGACCTCCGGCAGGTCGAGGAGGTCAAGGGTCTCATCAGGGAGCACCTTAACACAG agCGAGGGGCTGTGCTGGTTAACAGCCTGGTTGACTACTATCTGGAAACCAGCTCCTCTGAGGCTGTGCACATCCTCTCCTCTGTCAGGGAGCCTCACGACAAG CACCTCCTGGACAAAATGAATGAGTGCATGGCAAATAAAGCGTGTCGACTGCACACTCTTACCCTGCTGGGTCACGTTGTCCGCAAGCAGCCGTCCTGGATTCACAAGATAACCCGCTTTCCGCTCCTCCTTTCTCTGCTGAAATGCCTCAAG ACTGATACAGATGTGGTTGTCCTAATAACTGGAGTCCTAGTATTGATCATCCTTTTACCCATGATTCCACAACCGGGCAAGCAGCACCTGTATGAGTTCTTTGACATTTTCGGTCGACTCGCTGCTTGGAACCTGAAAAACCCAG GCCGTGTGACTGAAGTGTACCTGATCCACCTCCATGCCAGTGTCTACTCTCTCTTCCACCGGCTATACGGCATGTACCCCTGCAACTTTGTTTCTTACCTGCGCTCCCACTATAGCATGAAGGAGAACATGGACACCTTTGAGGAGGTGGTAAAG CCAATGCTGGAACATGTGCGAATTCACCCAGAGTTGGTGACTGGAACCAAGGACCATGAACTAGATCCTACTAG GTGGAGGCGATACGAGGTGCACGACATTGTTATTGAATGTGCCAAAGTGTCACTGGACCCCAAGGAGGCATCATGTGAGGAGGGATACTCCACTGTGCCAGAGCACTTCTCCATACACCAGCAGCTCCGCCTCTTGGACTGTGCGGCCAGCCCCTACACGGACTTCCACAGCAGCTGCG GAAGCTCCTCCTCAAACCTGTTTTCCCCTCCCCGGCAGGCCCTTGTCCTATCACTCTCAGGGACACAGGCCCCCTATCGCAGCCCTAAGTCATCCCGGCATCAG AACCAGAGCTGTGAGCTTAACAACTCCTGTGGCCAGAAGGATTCAATTTGGAGCCCCTCGTCTGTGTGTGGCATGGccacacctcctccttctcGTAGCATCTCGCCCACCAGTGTTGCTGAGCTGTCCCATAGTGCCTCTCACATCCTTGGCCGTGGTCACGGCACCATGG ctggggggaaggggacacccTCTTTCTCCACGCCAGTGGCTGCGTCTCCACCCCCAGACGGGTTTGCAAACACATCCCTCCCCCAAGACACTTCCAGTCCCCCTCTCAAG GATAGTCGACCTTTAGAACCCATGAGGCCGAGTTTGGTGAGACAGGAGCCAGTTAGAGAGCCTGAGAAGACCAGCATCGAGGCAGCTGACTATCAAG AAGGCGGCAACAAGAATGTGCCTATGACTCTTACGGAGCTGTCCTCCTTCATCAAGCAGCAAGGAGCAGAGAAGGAACACGAGGATG ATTACATTGCAGAAGAGCTCCTGAAAATAACGGAGGACAAATCAGAGCACTCTACCAGCTGGAGTCTAGACTCACCTTTCTGCCATACCACCGAGACACTGACAGGCAACCAGGGGACAATGCTGGCTGCCTCTGCACCAAACCAGGGCCCTGACTCCCGTGGCAACTCCATGTCCACGGTTGACAGATATGAAAGGCAGCCATGTGTGGAGGGCCTTGGGCTTCAGCAGCCGGTGCAAGATCCGTGGGCCTTCCAATCCATGTTCACACCCATAGACAACCCTACGCCAGATCACCCCCATAGCTCTTCCATGCCTGAGGAGGGTGGGGTCACCTCGGCCAAGTGTGGCCTATTCTCACCCAGTCCCCACGGAGAGCTGTCTCTGCCTTATGAGCCCCTTTTTGACCTGGCACTGCCTAAAGCTGCCCCTCTTTTTGTGGGGAGAAGGACCTCAGAGGCTCTGCAGAGGGCTAGtggggagcagctggaggaggggcagcgggcagaggaggagggggtctCCCTGGGAATCACTGCTCCCACATCTCCCCTTGAGGTGCTAGACCGTCTCATTCAGCAAGGGAATGACACCCACGACAAGGTGCTGAAGAG AAAGGACCGCTCCCCATTTGTCACACCCGTGACCAACGACCCTGACCCCTCTTTACTGCTGCAGGCCAG GTTGCCTTTACCCAGCAAGTCAGCTGACTGGACGCACTTTGGAG CAGGCTCTGCTCCCATGGATGAGCTACACACGTTGCGCAGCCAACTTCTTCTGTTGCACAACCAGTTGCTGTATGAGCGCTACAAGAGAGAGCAGCATGCCGTCCGTAACCGTCGCCTCCTCCGGCGCATTATCAATTCCACAGCGCTAGAGGAGCAGAACAACGCTATG AAAGACCAGCTGAACCTGCAGAATATGGACATCTTTTCTCTGAAGGAGAGCCTACAGGTGGAGCAGCAGCGCTACCGGCAGCTGTGGGAAGATCGGGAAACTGTGGTGACCCGGTTGCATAGCCAGATCCGCCAGCTGCAGCAGGGCCGTGATGAGTACTACACAAAAAACCAAGAGCTACAG AGCAAGCTGTTTGAATGCCAGAAGAAGATAAGTGAGCTGGAAGCAGAGCTACAGAAAGCCAACAATAAGGTCTGCAACACAGGCCATCAGCTGAATCAGCTGTCTGTCAAG CTGACCTCCAGTGAGAACATCCAGCAGCAGATGGCATTCCTGAACAAGCAGTTGCTCCTACTGGGGGAGGTCAACAAGCTGTGTGTGGAGGAGTTGCGGCACTCCACATCTGACACCACCAAG GAGTCATACATGTTGCAGGCCTCTTCAGAAAAGGAGCTGGAGCGGCTGCGGCAGGCCCTGGTAGTGCAGGGACAACGGCTAGAGGCAGCACAGCAGCGTGTTGCAGAGCTGGAAGTACAGCTAGCCAAGAAGGAGCATCTTGTAGTGGAGCAGAAGAAGTTCTTAGAAGATGTGAAGGCCCAGGCCAG AGGAGAACTGAAAGCCTCAGAGAGCAGGTACCAGGCCCAGAGGCAGGTGACCCAGGCACTACAGTCTGAGCTACTCCAGCTCTATAGCCGGCTTGAAATCGAGAAGCCCACTGCAGGGGATGGCCCATTGCAGGTGGGCTCTGCCACTGAGCCTTGCGGTTCTGCTGATTCCAG acaggacagcagcagcaccactgctGTGGGTGCAAAGGTGAAAACAgccacccaggacggaatgagCGGAAGCCCAGCTGCGTCTCAAAGTGGCAACAGTAGCACTTTATCTGGGAAGGGCCCCTTGCCATCCAGCTCTGTGAATGGCAACCGGAAGTACCCCACTTTCTTGCTGGAGCCGTCCTTGACTCCTGTGTCGACCGATACTACCCCACTCACTGTGGGCTCCTACCCCAGCTCCAACAGCTTCCTAGGCATGAGATCCCGTGAGCTGTTCCGCAATAAGAGCGAGAGCCAATGTGACAACGATGCTCGCCACTTGGCTAGCCTCACCCAGGGGCTGAAGACTGAGCTGTGCACAGAGTCCCTGGGCCGATCCAATCCCACTCCCTCTGCCATGTCCATCCCTGCCCCTAACACTGCACCAGGTTTATTTCCCGCTCGGGCCACTGCCCCCAAGGAGGCCCAGTCAGATGTACAGCAGAGAGCCAATAACTGGGAAACCCCAGCATCCAGGGCCAGCTCTGTCCACCAGAGGCAACAAGAGCTCCGCATCATGGACTACGATGAAACGCATCACGAGCACAGTTAA
- the LOC108922678 gene encoding hamartin-like isoform X2 encodes MAREQPHAADLLPLLDSSDLRQVEEVKGLIREHLNTERGAVLVNSLVDYYLETSSSEAVHILSSVREPHDKHLLDKMNECMANKACRLHTLTLLGHVVRKQPSWIHKITRFPLLLSLLKCLKTDTDVVVLITGVLVLIILLPMIPQPGKQHLYEFFDIFGRLAAWNLKNPGRVTEVYLIHLHASVYSLFHRLYGMYPCNFVSYLRSHYSMKENMDTFEEVVKPMLEHVRIHPELVTGTKDHELDPTRWRRYEVHDIVIECAKVSLDPKEASCEEGYSTVPEHFSIHQQLRLLDCAASPYTDFHSSCGSSSSNLFSPPRQALVLSLSGTQAPYRSPKSSRHQNQSCELNNSCGQKDSIWSPSSVCGMATPPPSRSISPTSVAELSHSASHILGRGHGTMAGGKGTPSFSTPVAASPPPDGFANTSLPQDTSSPPLKDSRPLEPMRPSLVRQEPVREPEKTSIEAADYQEGGNKNVPMTLTELSSFIKQQGAEKEHEDDYIAEELLKITEDKSEHSTSWSLDSPFCHTTETLTGNQGTMLAASAPNQGPDSRGNSMSTVDRYERQPCVEGLGLQQPVQDPWAFQSMFTPIDNPTPDHPHSSSMPEEGGVTSAKCGLFSPSPHGELSLPYEPLFDLALPKAAPLFVGRRTSEALQRASGEQLEEGQRAEEEGVSLGITAPTSPLEVLDRLIQQGNDTHDKVLKRKDRSPFVTPVTNDPDPSLLLQARLPLPSKSADWTHFGGSAPMDELHTLRSQLLLLHNQLLYERYKREQHAVRNRRLLRRIINSTALEEQNNAMKDQLNLQNMDIFSLKESLQVEQQRYRQLWEDRETVVTRLHSQIRQLQQGRDEYYTKNQELQSKLFECQKKISELEAELQKANNKVCNTGHQLNQLSVKLTSSENIQQQMAFLNKQLLLLGEVNKLCVEELRHSTSDTTKESYMLQASSEKELERLRQALVVQGQRLEAAQQRVAELEVQLAKKEHLVVEQKKFLEDVKAQARGELKASESRYQAQRQVTQALQSELLQLYSRLEIEKPTAGDGPLQVGSATEPCGSADSRQDSSSTTAVGAKVKTATQDGMSGSPAASQSGNSSTLSGKGPLPSSSVNGNRKYPTFLLEPSLTPVSTDTTPLTVGSYPSSNSFLGMRSRELFRNKSESQCDNDARHLASLTQGLKTELCTESLGRSNPTPSAMSIPAPNTAPGLFPARATAPKEAQSDVQQRANNWETPASRASSVHQRQQELRIMDYDETHHEHS; translated from the exons ATGGCCAGAGAGCAGCCACATGCGGCAgacctcctccctctcctggaTTCTTCTGACCTCCGGCAGGTCGAGGAGGTCAAGGGTCTCATCAGGGAGCACCTTAACACAG agCGAGGGGCTGTGCTGGTTAACAGCCTGGTTGACTACTATCTGGAAACCAGCTCCTCTGAGGCTGTGCACATCCTCTCCTCTGTCAGGGAGCCTCACGACAAG CACCTCCTGGACAAAATGAATGAGTGCATGGCAAATAAAGCGTGTCGACTGCACACTCTTACCCTGCTGGGTCACGTTGTCCGCAAGCAGCCGTCCTGGATTCACAAGATAACCCGCTTTCCGCTCCTCCTTTCTCTGCTGAAATGCCTCAAG ACTGATACAGATGTGGTTGTCCTAATAACTGGAGTCCTAGTATTGATCATCCTTTTACCCATGATTCCACAACCGGGCAAGCAGCACCTGTATGAGTTCTTTGACATTTTCGGTCGACTCGCTGCTTGGAACCTGAAAAACCCAG GCCGTGTGACTGAAGTGTACCTGATCCACCTCCATGCCAGTGTCTACTCTCTCTTCCACCGGCTATACGGCATGTACCCCTGCAACTTTGTTTCTTACCTGCGCTCCCACTATAGCATGAAGGAGAACATGGACACCTTTGAGGAGGTGGTAAAG CCAATGCTGGAACATGTGCGAATTCACCCAGAGTTGGTGACTGGAACCAAGGACCATGAACTAGATCCTACTAG GTGGAGGCGATACGAGGTGCACGACATTGTTATTGAATGTGCCAAAGTGTCACTGGACCCCAAGGAGGCATCATGTGAGGAGGGATACTCCACTGTGCCAGAGCACTTCTCCATACACCAGCAGCTCCGCCTCTTGGACTGTGCGGCCAGCCCCTACACGGACTTCCACAGCAGCTGCG GAAGCTCCTCCTCAAACCTGTTTTCCCCTCCCCGGCAGGCCCTTGTCCTATCACTCTCAGGGACACAGGCCCCCTATCGCAGCCCTAAGTCATCCCGGCATCAG AACCAGAGCTGTGAGCTTAACAACTCCTGTGGCCAGAAGGATTCAATTTGGAGCCCCTCGTCTGTGTGTGGCATGGccacacctcctccttctcGTAGCATCTCGCCCACCAGTGTTGCTGAGCTGTCCCATAGTGCCTCTCACATCCTTGGCCGTGGTCACGGCACCATGG ctggggggaaggggacacccTCTTTCTCCACGCCAGTGGCTGCGTCTCCACCCCCAGACGGGTTTGCAAACACATCCCTCCCCCAAGACACTTCCAGTCCCCCTCTCAAG GATAGTCGACCTTTAGAACCCATGAGGCCGAGTTTGGTGAGACAGGAGCCAGTTAGAGAGCCTGAGAAGACCAGCATCGAGGCAGCTGACTATCAAG AAGGCGGCAACAAGAATGTGCCTATGACTCTTACGGAGCTGTCCTCCTTCATCAAGCAGCAAGGAGCAGAGAAGGAACACGAGGATG ATTACATTGCAGAAGAGCTCCTGAAAATAACGGAGGACAAATCAGAGCACTCTACCAGCTGGAGTCTAGACTCACCTTTCTGCCATACCACCGAGACACTGACAGGCAACCAGGGGACAATGCTGGCTGCCTCTGCACCAAACCAGGGCCCTGACTCCCGTGGCAACTCCATGTCCACGGTTGACAGATATGAAAGGCAGCCATGTGTGGAGGGCCTTGGGCTTCAGCAGCCGGTGCAAGATCCGTGGGCCTTCCAATCCATGTTCACACCCATAGACAACCCTACGCCAGATCACCCCCATAGCTCTTCCATGCCTGAGGAGGGTGGGGTCACCTCGGCCAAGTGTGGCCTATTCTCACCCAGTCCCCACGGAGAGCTGTCTCTGCCTTATGAGCCCCTTTTTGACCTGGCACTGCCTAAAGCTGCCCCTCTTTTTGTGGGGAGAAGGACCTCAGAGGCTCTGCAGAGGGCTAGtggggagcagctggaggaggggcagcgggcagaggaggagggggtctCCCTGGGAATCACTGCTCCCACATCTCCCCTTGAGGTGCTAGACCGTCTCATTCAGCAAGGGAATGACACCCACGACAAGGTGCTGAAGAG AAAGGACCGCTCCCCATTTGTCACACCCGTGACCAACGACCCTGACCCCTCTTTACTGCTGCAGGCCAG GTTGCCTTTACCCAGCAAGTCAGCTGACTGGACGCACTTTGGAG GCTCTGCTCCCATGGATGAGCTACACACGTTGCGCAGCCAACTTCTTCTGTTGCACAACCAGTTGCTGTATGAGCGCTACAAGAGAGAGCAGCATGCCGTCCGTAACCGTCGCCTCCTCCGGCGCATTATCAATTCCACAGCGCTAGAGGAGCAGAACAACGCTATG AAAGACCAGCTGAACCTGCAGAATATGGACATCTTTTCTCTGAAGGAGAGCCTACAGGTGGAGCAGCAGCGCTACCGGCAGCTGTGGGAAGATCGGGAAACTGTGGTGACCCGGTTGCATAGCCAGATCCGCCAGCTGCAGCAGGGCCGTGATGAGTACTACACAAAAAACCAAGAGCTACAG AGCAAGCTGTTTGAATGCCAGAAGAAGATAAGTGAGCTGGAAGCAGAGCTACAGAAAGCCAACAATAAGGTCTGCAACACAGGCCATCAGCTGAATCAGCTGTCTGTCAAG CTGACCTCCAGTGAGAACATCCAGCAGCAGATGGCATTCCTGAACAAGCAGTTGCTCCTACTGGGGGAGGTCAACAAGCTGTGTGTGGAGGAGTTGCGGCACTCCACATCTGACACCACCAAG GAGTCATACATGTTGCAGGCCTCTTCAGAAAAGGAGCTGGAGCGGCTGCGGCAGGCCCTGGTAGTGCAGGGACAACGGCTAGAGGCAGCACAGCAGCGTGTTGCAGAGCTGGAAGTACAGCTAGCCAAGAAGGAGCATCTTGTAGTGGAGCAGAAGAAGTTCTTAGAAGATGTGAAGGCCCAGGCCAG AGGAGAACTGAAAGCCTCAGAGAGCAGGTACCAGGCCCAGAGGCAGGTGACCCAGGCACTACAGTCTGAGCTACTCCAGCTCTATAGCCGGCTTGAAATCGAGAAGCCCACTGCAGGGGATGGCCCATTGCAGGTGGGCTCTGCCACTGAGCCTTGCGGTTCTGCTGATTCCAG acaggacagcagcagcaccactgctGTGGGTGCAAAGGTGAAAACAgccacccaggacggaatgagCGGAAGCCCAGCTGCGTCTCAAAGTGGCAACAGTAGCACTTTATCTGGGAAGGGCCCCTTGCCATCCAGCTCTGTGAATGGCAACCGGAAGTACCCCACTTTCTTGCTGGAGCCGTCCTTGACTCCTGTGTCGACCGATACTACCCCACTCACTGTGGGCTCCTACCCCAGCTCCAACAGCTTCCTAGGCATGAGATCCCGTGAGCTGTTCCGCAATAAGAGCGAGAGCCAATGTGACAACGATGCTCGCCACTTGGCTAGCCTCACCCAGGGGCTGAAGACTGAGCTGTGCACAGAGTCCCTGGGCCGATCCAATCCCACTCCCTCTGCCATGTCCATCCCTGCCCCTAACACTGCACCAGGTTTATTTCCCGCTCGGGCCACTGCCCCCAAGGAGGCCCAGTCAGATGTACAGCAGAGAGCCAATAACTGGGAAACCCCAGCATCCAGGGCCAGCTCTGTCCACCAGAGGCAACAAGAGCTCCGCATCATGGACTACGATGAAACGCATCACGAGCACAGTTAA